Proteins from a single region of Macrotis lagotis isolate mMagLag1 chromosome 2, bilby.v1.9.chrom.fasta, whole genome shotgun sequence:
- the C2H1orf210 gene encoding type III endosome membrane protein TEMP — protein MTEANTTSPETSVSSAVPETEAGTGITAWPALVGVILAALLLSLLIALAAKCHVHRQHRASYGHRPLSGSGKIVPFGIPQDDDKDDDGFIEDNYIQPEAEGSRPGVSEVRFSL, from the exons ATGACAGAGGCAAACACCA CAAGTCCAGAGACCTCAGTGAGCTCAGCAGTACCAGAGACAGAGGCTGGGACTGGGATCACAGCCTGGCCTGCTCTGGTAGGGGTGATTCTTGCGGCTCTGCTGCTGTCTCTCCTCATTGCATTGGCTGCCAAGTGCCATGTCCACCGCCAGCACCGTGCCAGCTATGGGCACCGTCCACTCTCTGGGTCAGGGAAGATTGTCCCTTTCGGGATCCCACAAGATGATGATAAGGATGATGACGGCTTCATTGAGGACAACTACATCCAGCCCGAGGCTGAGGGGTCACGGCCAGGAGTCAGCGAGGTCCGGTTCTCCCTCTGA